atcaGTCGAACTAGTAACACTAAACGTTTGGGTATATAAGAGGTGTATTTTTCTCTTATGACGGTGTCTACACTCATTTATAACACACCTAGACGCTTGACACACGAGTCATGGAAGCGTCTCGTTGATTCCGatgaataataacaaaaaaatgaatgacAGAAACCACGAGGGAAGACGTGATATAGGgccaaaacaaaaaagataaaacaagTAACCGACTTCGGGCGTACTTTTACAATTAATATGGGTGTTATGATAGTAAGTGTACATAGGGGCGCAGCTGCACAAATATCTAACACGGTCGTGGATGCTAACGATGATGAAAGAGACATTTTGAGATTTATTCATCAAGCCGATTAACACACGCAGCATCTGACATACCGCTCGATAATCTGGagaatattaaaatatcagCTACGCTTTTGAATCGATAGCAATATCTTATAAAACCATTGCTCTGTCTATGTGTGCGGAGTTGAAACGTAAGTTGTAATGTAATTAATCGGTATTGTTTTCCTTCTATCTTCAAGGATGTATACAATTTCACTTTGAGACCTAGTATTGCAATTTGTTCAATTTATATGGTCAAGAGTGATGATTATAGTTCATTTACTTCCTCTGTTCTGTTTAGGTATGAGATTACTCATTTCATATATTTCACTGcctattaaatattttgttatcactatttcacATAAGTAGTCATTGCAGGGTGGATCGAAAATGGGCTGTTTGAGTCAACTATTCAATATTACTGATTTGTTGTGAATTCTTCAAAAACATTCTTCTCATTCACTAATATTGTGCCtttgatatgatatttttttaggtttttttttttttttttttaatgacaagTATAATTTTATCAAGGAACAGTATGTCATTAAATAAACGTTGGATTTTTAACATgcatattattgttttgttagtTATTTGTGTATGGAACCTGGATTAATATACaagttaagttttttttaaatgtaggGAAAAGATATCGCTCGCACAACATCAGGAGCCTTCGCCTCTTAAAATCTCTAAATAAAATTTccggcaaaaaaaaaaaaaaaaaaaaaatcgctcACTCGCTCCCTTTTATTTTTCCACTTTCCAAAAGAACAACCATTTAATTTGGCGTGTACTAGAAAACTTCTTTCAAAAATGACACTGGTTTATAAAAAACGAACATTCAGTTTTGGCGCTCTAAGATACAACAGTGATACAGAAGAAGTATTGTCGAGgaaaaaagtttaaataaaGACATTTATTCACTATATATCACTACGTGAGTCTTATTGAAAACGTTCCGAATTAATACCAGTCACACTTGTAACATACGTGTACTATAGCTTGTGTCATGTGTCTTTTTATATCGTATGTGGGCTACCCGTGAGAGTGTATATagtaatttgaaattgtaaattGATCTTCTTCCTGTACATCTCTGTCTACATtcctgtataaatataaattgttgtGTTGCAAGTCTTACCGAAAAGATTTACGtctatttttaaattcaaaataatgatTACGTCAGACTATGCTTTCAATGatagaaaatgtattttgtgtaaCGGCCCATTACCTACggttttgtttgatttaaatcGGACAGTGGACACGACACGAAGTGCGCGGAAGTGTTAGGCCGTTTGAAGTTCGACTATATGCCGTTGTTTCATGAAGTCTCAAGAAATAATtacaacacacatatatatattatatatatagtaaatcatgCCAGTTTGAAGACAGAAATCATACTGCTTTTGATTTAAACTGTTAACAGACAGCTGTGAACACTTTTCACAGTGATGAAACTAGTCAGCCGAACAGCCCGAGTAATTTACCGTGACTGTATATTGACTTTTGCCTGTCTTTTAACTTCAGGTGTagtattaaatctttaaataaatgTTCTTGTTTATACTCACATGACAATATTGGTAATAACGTTTCGCTACCCTCACTTTATAAAGCTTGGTAATCCAGTGTCTACCTTATACTTCCGTAATGGCCGACAGTATACTGTAAATTACGCAACGGTAAATATCTTCCTGTTTAAAATTAGAACATAATCTTCTGTACTCATTCAAATGTACAAGTTAATGGTTGTATCATAACctacacaaaacaaatataccCCACGTATATCAGAATGAAAAAGCATTTAGCTTGGTATTTTCAATAGGACTAAAGGAGTGGGATTGGAAAAGGGAGACCCTTTAATATTACCACCCGTTAAACGCTGTAGATTTCACACATGATTCGTGTGTAGATGTTAAGACTGGTCTATATCGATTCAATTAAGTCATCCACAACTAAATACAGCCCTTCACAATACACTAAAATCAACAAATGCCAAGTATAGTATTATGAAGAATGTGTCTTTAAATCTCAGGTGATGttgatgaatttcatttaatcgccctatatacaatgtatctcttCTGTGTCCCAGTACCGTAGAATAAATCTACATCCAGAATAAAGTGTGCtaaaaatgttataataatTTAACTTATGgacatattttgaaaaaatactGTTGAATCTAGAATATGGGGTAAGGGAGTTCGACTCAAATTTCACGACATTGTCAAAATTACCATTACGGCTTTGAAAAAAATCAGGAGACACAAACGAAATCCATTTAATATATTCCTTTCAAACCGTTTATTCTGCGGTAATCAGCACCTGGCAACTGAAACTGGTAGATAGAAGGGTCAGCGCAGTTCTGAGAGAATATCTGCCTTTTGTTTCAATATGTACCAAAGATCTGTGGTCGAAGACGAGAAAGATTTTCTCGTTGAATGTTCTTTACACGAAAAACTTCGAGGAGAGCTGTATCAGAGTATATTTTTTCCTTAAACAGTGACACAGCTAGTATAGTTTGCACTCTTATGACCGACCTACAATATGCAAAGAAGTGAGGTATGTTTTGAGAGATACCATTAAGGCCAGAGAAGACTATCAGAATAAACAGTGTCAAGTTTGAATTTAAAAGTTTTAAGtgtaaaaaataaagtttttgtatattatattataagatactatacatgtattgtagttatattttTATACTGGTAAGTTAGTAAATTAGGACAATTTTAATCTATgaactatatatgtataattgtaagTCGTATCCGAAAATCAAGGTAATAGAAGGGAAAGTGTATACTGTTATTGcacaatatgattaatattaATAGTACTACGTGTATTTTCTTATATCTATCAATATTTGTGTCACAAAAGGagataataaatacattatacatttttgtCATACAGTCTTTTTGCCATCGCTTTCttgatttttataatatatatgatgtttatATTACTGATTTGCATAAAGACTTGCACAtcttatattgtatatcaaactTTTCTTGCAATGATTTGTTAAATTCGTAAATATTATATTTCGGAACAAATTATATGCTTTTTTCTATGATGTACTGTGGGCTGGAGGCCTTAAatactgaataaaataaaagttaGTTAATGAATTAAATACCTTTATAATTTATGTAATACTGCACATCGAGTTTCCtcgaaatattttcaaatttactCACGATATCGTGTAAAAATAACGAAGAACAATTACGGTATAAGCTAGAAACAAATCCATCGTCGAACTTGTACCAGATCTGATTGATATAAGGCTGTATACCAAATTACATCAAAATCTATTCATGTGTATTCTAGTTATCGTTTTTAATAGAAAAAAGTTGACATATGACTACCAAAGAAAGGGGATAACCATGAACCTTCAGCCCAGGTAACCTAAAATACCAAATCTTAAACAAGTATTACAAACCTCCACAACATCGGCCACAAGCAGTACTGGGCCATTTTGTTCACTGTTCCTTACACCACATACGCCTGCACTTAAAGAGTCTCTTTCAACATTTCACTCACTCCAATCATTTAATACACTGCCATTCATTGTTTTTAGTTCCTCCATTAATAATATCCTGATATAATTTTAATACCAACATTTTAAATCACAATATTAGGAGCATATGTTGTCAATTTTATTTCTAGTCCCTTGTTTGGGTGTATATGATAACCGGGAACTGCTGCGTAGTCAGTAATAAAATGTACTTCCTGATGGAAAACAACATCACCGTTACCATTTTCAGTTTAAACATATCTCTGTAATTGCACAATCTAATACCCACAGTAATATTCACAGTAATGCTTTTACCTGTAAGCTCACTGAATTGAAGTATTGAACGTCAGTATCCGACGCAGTGGTAGCGAGTGTGATAGACCGTGAATTGCTCTCCTTTGATTGGACAGGTGTTTGAGATTGGGTGAGTACAATTATAAACACGGTCTTTTTCACCTTGACTGGGATCTTAAACAGACTCCTCGTAGGTACGTTATAATCCAGCCATTTCTGTAATATTTTGCAAGCTTTCATATACTACAGAATGATAAGATAGTATGTaagtattttacatgtatttgtgtacaGCATTTACTGACACTGTATCAACGCTATCCGGTCCTGGGTGATATTGAAGCCGTGGAGCATTACTTTGTGTTTATTACATCTACCCAGACCATGTTTGTGTCTACTGGTGATATATTGTTGCTTTCTGTTATAATTTTCTCTGACTCAGATCATTAAATACCAACAAGTACATATTAAACTATGTAATGGAGATCTAGGGTTGACTGAGTATATATCGCCTGCTATCGATTGCGGGTGTTATCGGCTTTTATTTTAGTTTATGCTCTATTTGAGAAGGTATCCCACTAGGCTAGACCTTTGTCTGTCATGTATAGAACTATGACGATGATTCTAAATTTAGGTTGAAGTGGTGGGGTTTTATTGTGTAGAGGTAACTCACTTCCTGTTTATTGTTTGTAAGCAGCATGCCtgtgttgatattttattacatttcccATTATTGAACATTTGATACAGTTAATTTATGAAAATCTTATAAATTGCAATATCGTTTCGCTTTCGCTTTAATCCTTTCAATGCTATTCTTATGTCTGGAAATTTATCGATCGAAATTATTTTGTGAGCtttatgaaataatcattattgTGATTTCATTAAGGTTTTATGAGTGACATCAGATGGTTGCTTACTTTCGGTTTATATTCCTGGAAGTTTCCTTTTCttagtaaattgtcaaattctCTTTCACTTTTGGTTTAGAAAATGTgtgaaaatatgattttgtgTTTAAGGTGTCTTCTATTTCAAACAGGaacaaaaattatttcatgtCCTATAAGTTAACGGAACGTGACACCATATAAAACCGTGTAGCCGGTTTAATATGTTTTTCGTAGAAATATTTCATACCCTGACATATTGTGGGTTATATGGTTCTCATCAGATATATTGAGTTTGATTGTGTAGATTTCCTGTAAACCTCAATACTCTTCTATGAGGTCAAGAATCAAATACTTATCAAATGGGAGGGTTCCATATTTTGTGGTTGTAATGTTCATACATTCTGTATTGCATCTGCCTATATGTCATAAGTATCAATTGTATTCATTAGACTTTATACGGCAATTTACAGTGTTTCGGTCAGTGTAAAAATACAGCTCTAGGTGtaacatattaaaacaatggccgccagttactgTTCCGGTATTttaacttgatgacgtcagtgataggggtCCCAGGGGTTGTTTGATTGTAAGTTGTCCATTGGTCTGTCTACAGTGAACTAGTGTTCACTTCCACGATCAAATCAGTGTCTTCTCGGAGTCCCTGGCTAGGTCAGGTGAGCGTTAGTATGCTGTGTTAACATTCATATGTAGGttgattttgtgttttaattgaACAGAACAAAATCACAATAATTGTTTTAGATAAATGCATTGATCAATCATTTCCTAGTTAAAAACTGGAATTAAATGTTTCGTTGCCAACGTCTCTATCTTGATATTTTCTTATGTCCCCATTCCACGTGACTGGCACGAACAACCTCATGATCGGTAATTTGGCAACCCATTAACGTATCTCTTCGTACAAATTAACATGATACAATAATTCATCATTTAAAAACATGACAATTTGTTGAACGTTTCTCTAATTATTCACGTACaattattcaaatgttttaaaaacgGGCCTTATTTGACAAAGTGTCATCTTATTTACTACTGTTTTGATAAATTTGACGACTTTTTGCATTTCCGTAAGAATGTAAAGCACTTTTCTTTGCTTTTGCACAACTACCTTCACGCACTATATAAGGCATATATAGAGCCATTTAACAGTTGCAAACATTCGCTTCAGTTCAAGAACACGCCATATTAATTAGTTTTGACGTGGATTTATTACCCAGGTGACCCTATCGTAGTGGCATACCTTCCTGCTGCTactttttggtttttttatcaTCTATGTTTGTCTCGAAAagaaattttgtcaaaataaattgCAAAGGTATCAGTTTGTTATTAATGTTCATTCTTTGTTTTAGACTCATTACTATGGATGCACTACATCAACAGATTAGAAACATCGACTTTTCAAACTGGCTTGACGTGGCTGTAGCTATTTCTGTTACGACAAAGGGAATATCAGAATATCTGGAGAGTACTATTCTAGCTTTGcatcaagaaataaaaaatggagCATGCGCACTGTTACCGAACTGCAAACAGAACTGCAGCAAGACTTTACGAAATTTCTCAACATGGTGTCCGACCTGTGTGAAATGGAAGGGACAAATTAAGTCatataacaaatacaggaaTAGAGAGAGGAAAATAAAATGGGGAGACATCAATTCATCAGACTGGCCCCGGAATGTCGACGAGATGGTAAAGGTGTTCGCCCCAGAGTGGTGGAGAGCTAGGACTCCATACACAGAGGACCTCTCTGTAGCGCTGCATGTCATTCAAAACTGTACGAAATTCAACATTCCCGTTCTGATTTGTCAGCGTGTAAGAGATGTTCGGAACGCCCTGTTCGCTCATGGACATCTTCAAGTAGACAATGCCGAAAAGAAGAACGCTTTCAGGATTCTTCTTACAATCCTCAAACTGCCAGAAATCTCTCAAACCAGATCTGGTCGATTGGCTATTTCTCAACTGAAACgcttaaaatcaaaatgtgttaTTGACCTTATGACAGAGGACGAAGCTTTTCGACATCACTTGGTCCTTGCCCTGAATCCCTACAAGGACACTGATAGAGAAATATTGAACCAATATGAACACGTGAAGGAATTGAGACTATGTTTACGTGAAGATCAAAACGGTCAATTACAACGAATATTGACAGAGCGAACACGAATTGTCGGTAGAGTATATGGAAATGGGCGATTTGCAATTGCCTTGATAATTTCTttcatatgtataattattatccTGTTAAATATTGGTCACAGGGATGACACGACATGGGAAGGACTACACAATGAGAAAGGTAGGTTTGCTTTGTGTCTTCAGATCAAATAACCTccgatttttttgattttttttttggagggGGGATGGGTGACGATAACACACTCtgtctttcaaaatgttttatccCAGCGACTATTTTATCTAACACATGATATTTAAAAGAGAAGGCAACAATTtaataattaagaaaaaaagtTATGATGCTGAATAATTGGTAGACTTCTATAGAGCACCAGATTTATCTTCTAGAACTTGTCAGTAATGCCACAGACAAATTTCGTAATATTTTCTAATAAATCGGATATATTTTCCTTAATATTTTCGTCAAGTGACAAGATAAGGAGTGTTTTGCTCTTTTATGCAGGTATTGATTGTCATGTCATGAGTTTGCGTGAGAAAATCATGTCGTTTTCTCACAAATTCACGACGATACTCTCAACAAGACTGCATTACGAAAGGACAGAATAATATGATTACAAAATTTTGTTTCCTCCGACGAACTATAGTATAGGAAAATAACTGATTTTGCCTTTCAGGTTGTTTGCCGATGACGTTTTCTAGCCCCTGCCCATGGAAACCTGATTTTACCTTCGACGGCTATCTGACAAATCGTCCTATCCTCATTGGGCGGAATTGGCTTATCGACAAGATTCAAACATCTCTATTTGGAACATCTTCCAGAGGTATCCTGCTGACAGCAGAAATGGGTTACGGTAAATCTACGCTAGTATCGCATGTACTTTGTACCGGTGAATTAACAGAAAGAAAATTGTTACAcagttatattttatcatatcacATTTGTAAGTTTGACGTTATCAGTACACAGAAACCagattatttcataaaaaatctcGCAGGAATGTTAATTAGTAAATTGCCAGAAGCAGGTAACGCTATTTTAACTGATGAATTAGCAATGACCTTTTTAGAAACAAGCAAGTGTGCAGAGGATCCTGTTGGTTGTATCGATGCCTCAATCATTCATCCTTTACGCGGACTTACATTTGACGAGGAGAGGTATGTTGTCATTGACGCCATTGATGAGTGTGGTGATTCGGCCGCCATTGGCATGTCTATTCTTGATGTCTTATCAAAACGAATCGGCAAAATGCCATGGTGGCTGAAATTCTTCATAACGACTAGAAACATATATGCGGTAACTAGTAAATTGTCTGAAATGGAAATACTTCATGAAGTGCCTGGAAATGTTCAGAACCAATACGACATCGCTGCCTACCTCGACAACAATCTGTTCTTAAACAGACCCGTGTTATCTCGTTTGTTTGGTACACATGCTGATAAGAAGGTAGTAACGGAACACATTTTAAAGATAAGTGGATCCAATTTTTTATATGTGGATCTCGCTGTAAAATTTTGGATAGACTCCCCGCACAGCAAAGTAACAGATATCCCCCAGTCTCTTGGTGAATTATATGCTTATAATCTTGACCGTGTATTTGGTGCCAAGGAACATGTGTACGATGTTGCTAGGAATGTGTTTGAGGTTTTATGTACATCTTATAAAAGATTACAATTAGAGGAATTGGAAGCcattttaaatgttacaaaTCATCCATACGATCTGCGAGATCTGCTTAGAAATCAAATTTCCCATTTCGTTGAATACAAAACCTATATAAGCATATATCACAAAGCAATCTGTGATTACCTTACTAGCAACAGTTCCGGATATCATAAGTATCACATTTCTACACACAACGGTCACAAATTGTTTGCGAACTTTTTTTTGAGTAAATACAACAACAGTATGAACGACGTACTAAGTCTATTCATACACGTGGCCGAGTCATCAAATTCTGATCTTCTTTATTCATTCCAACACAGTAAATACTTTTTGAAGGAGAACATGTCCTCGATACGCCATCTTCACCTTATGGCAAAAACGAAAAATTCGTTTCAAGGTACAAAATTGCTAATTCGAGCAATTGGAATTCAACACATTAATAGTTTAACATCCGCAAACGTAACTGCTACATTTCTGGCGGCGGCGTTCGGTAATTCAGAAACACTTAAAGCGCTGATAGACGAAGGCGGAGATTATTTATTTAGAACTCAAAATCCCCCGAATAAGGGAGGATGGGAAGACGCTATTGCGTTCTGCAAATATAAATCTTTGTGGGGTTACGGATTACTAGATATCGCTGCTCAAAATGGACACGTAGAAGTAGTGAATGTTTTGTTGGCTAAAAACATCTCATTGTTATACTTCAAGAACGGGCTAGGCCTTAATGCCGTACACTTAGCTGCCGAACATAGCCATACAGACATATTACAGAAGTTTCTGGAAATAAAAAGTTCGTTAGCTGATCAGTATTCGCTGTATTTAGCCTCAAAGAATGGTCATTTGCGATCTGTGCTGTTATTGCTAAATCATGGTGTCGAAGACGTTTGTGTTAAATGTGAAGATAGCATTCACTGGATCGCTAACAACACAAAGAGAATGCAATGGCATCCATGTTCTAATATAACTGATAGTTATGACTGTGATCCGATATTGATTGGTAAATACAATGAGTTAGATAATGTGACATTCGTTCTAAATGATGATACAAGATTAATAGAATGTTTAACCGCTTTAGAAGTTGCCGTTCAAGGAGGTTATACTGAAATAGTATCTTATCTACTATCACAAAAAACCAACGCTCTACATTGTCGGGAGTATGGAGGTAGAACCCCAGTTCTAACGGCTGTAAGGTATAACCGATCTGAAATACTTGATCTAATTGTAGACAAGGGAGGAAGTTTTACGGACAAATGTGaacatttatacaatgtcaCAAATAGACACTCCCTCCGATTGTTCAATATCAACGAGAAAACGGCCCTAGATAATGGCATGTGTCCACTCGGGGCTACAATAGAACATATCATCGCAATGAATGGAAGAAAAGAAATAGCTGAACATCTGCGGTCTCAAGGCATATCTCTAAACTGGACGGTACAAGATGAATCAGGTAATACGCCGCTACACTACGCAGCTTGTAATAACGAATGGAAAATGATTCAATACATCATAAGCGTTGAAGATAGTTATGTATATCTGACTTCGAAAAATGGATCCCTGCCGATACACTCTGCCGTTTTGTGTAATGCATTTATGTCATATGCAGTGCTACATCCGtattatttaaaaatgttaaaaactaTTAAAAAACTTGTAGACAGCGCTGGTAAGGGATTGTTTCATTACCGTGTCTTAGGTGTAGAATATAATAAGGACGTAAGAGATACAATAGATCTGCTAACAACAGATGAATATAGACTGAACACGGCAGTAAAAGATAACAACTTAAATACTTTTCTACATGTTGCGGCTGAAATAGGAAATCATCGGATCATTATACCTCTGTGTTTACGTTCTAATACGTCACTTTTATTAGAAGTAAATAACATGAATCAGAATGTAATAGATATTGCATTTGACAACTTACCACACCATCAAGAGGACACATTATGTTTTAACTGTTCAGTCAGAGATCTTtttacaaaacaacaaaatgttatGTATGATGGCGTTTTAAGCAAGGAAGAAACGgttatttatagaatatttcaGATTTTACGAGAGAAAATATCGGATATCCAGCGATCAGTGGACTTTCGTAGGTACTATAGATTGGCCGTAATGAAGGGTAACACATTCATCCTATATTCTATCATTATGTTCCAGCCAAGGCCTCTGGTTGTACCCGTCGATAAACAACTACTTAGGGCGTTCTTTTCTGTCGAAAAACCTGCAAAGGGTATGTTAAGTTTATTGTCGCAATTCACCTCTGACTTTTGTAACAAAACCTTTGAGGAAAGTCTTGTTCACAGAGTAATAAGGAATGAAAATAACAGGTACtggatttattttaaattatgtgAGGCTTTTGAAGTTTTGAACACCCGgcttatttcattttgggaaaCATGTTATGATAGAGATGGTTACAATGTACTACATCATGCTGTGATGGGTGGGAATTATGTCGCAGTGAAGTTCTTGATAGAGAGTGGTATAACTGTACGCGGGCTTTCCTCCTCTAAAGCTATAGATCTGATTTCCCTTGGTGTGTCGCATGCAGATATCTACGTGATAGATCACCTAAAGGCACGACCATTTATGACATACAAAGTGTCCTACATAGAAAACGGTAAACTGTCGTTTATTAAGCATTACAATGAAGATTCTTTTTACAGGCTGACAAAGAACTTTGACGAGACCTCTTCATACATTTTATCTTCAATATTGAAATGGAACAAACTAAGGTTTGCACATTTCTGTAAACGAAAGTCTAAACAGTTAAGTTTGGTACACAGGGCAGCTATAAAAGGCCATTTGTCTCTGTTAATGACCATGTATAAAGTTTTTGGTAGACGCGTTCTACAATGTGCCAATGTACATCTATTTACTCCGTTGTATTTTGCTAAAGTTTTCGATCATTCTGACGTCGTAAATTTTTTAGGAAGAAAATTAGTGGCTAAC
This genomic stretch from Pecten maximus chromosome 13, xPecMax1.1, whole genome shotgun sequence harbors:
- the LOC117340258 gene encoding uncharacterized protein LOC117340258 produces the protein MDALHQQIRNIDFSNWLDVAVAISVTTKGISEYLESTILALHQEIKNGACALLPNCKQNCSKTLRNFSTWCPTCVKWKGQIKSYNKYRNRERKIKWGDINSSDWPRNVDEMVKVFAPEWWRARTPYTEDLSVALHVIQNCTKFNIPVLICQRVRDVRNALFAHGHLQVDNAEKKNAFRILLTILKLPEISQTRSGRLAISQLKRLKSKCVIDLMTEDEAFRHHLVLALNPYKDTDREILNQYEHVKELRLCLREDQNGQLQRILTERTRIVGRVYGNGRFAIALIISFICIIIILLNIGHRDDTTWEGLHNEKGCLPMTFSSPCPWKPDFTFDGYLTNRPILIGRNWLIDKIQTSLFGTSSRGILLTAEMGYGLLLWRGYMD